One genomic segment of Arcobacter porcinus includes these proteins:
- the lysS gene encoding lysine--tRNA ligase, which translates to MFENRFIQQRIEKAEALRGLGINPYSNDSKRELSIQDYLNKNEDVFNLETKRDENRSFTIAGRIKLFRLMGKASFLKIEDESGMLQVYVARDNLEENFYNDIFKKYVEVGDIIEVKGYPFITGHGELSLLVQDLKVLTKAISPLPEKYHGIQDKELRYRQRYLDLIMNSDVKSTFQTRSKIISLTRRFFEDKGFLEVETPMMHPIAGGANAKPFVTHHNALGIDRFLRIAPELYLKRLIVGGFEAVFEINRNFRNEGMDATHNPEFTSIEFYWAYKTYKDLIALTKEYFEYLFKNLNLPTKLPYGDLEIDFSDFTEIPLIESLVKIGGVPADIVEDKEKILQFLRDNKLEAKAGMNLGQLQGELFDEFVEAKLINPTFITEYPVDISPLARRSDSKPHLTDRFELFIAGKEIANAFSELNDPIDQLGRFEGQMAAKDNGDDEAHEMDEDFVNALSYGMAPTAGQGIGIDRLVMMLTNQHSIRDVLLFPAMKPIKQEIDLLADIEEENK; encoded by the coding sequence TTGTTTGAAAATAGATTTATACAACAAAGAATAGAAAAAGCTGAAGCATTAAGAGGATTAGGAATTAATCCTTACTCAAATGATAGTAAAAGAGAGTTAAGTATTCAAGATTATTTAAATAAAAATGAAGATGTTTTTAATCTTGAAACAAAAAGAGATGAAAATAGATCTTTTACAATTGCAGGAAGAATTAAACTATTCAGACTTATGGGAAAAGCAAGTTTTCTAAAAATAGAAGATGAAAGTGGAATGCTTCAAGTTTATGTAGCTAGAGATAATTTAGAAGAGAATTTTTATAATGATATTTTCAAAAAATATGTAGAAGTTGGTGATATTATTGAAGTAAAAGGTTACCCTTTTATTACGGGTCATGGAGAGTTATCTTTACTGGTACAAGATTTAAAAGTTCTTACAAAAGCGATATCTCCACTTCCTGAAAAATATCATGGAATTCAAGATAAAGAGCTAAGATACAGACAAAGATATTTAGATTTAATAATGAATAGTGATGTTAAATCAACTTTTCAAACAAGAAGTAAAATTATATCTCTTACAAGAAGATTTTTTGAAGATAAAGGTTTCCTTGAAGTAGAAACTCCTATGATGCACCCAATTGCAGGTGGAGCAAATGCAAAACCATTTGTTACTCATCATAATGCTTTAGGAATAGATAGATTTTTAAGAATTGCACCTGAATTATATTTAAAAAGATTAATAGTTGGTGGATTTGAAGCAGTTTTTGAAATAAATAGAAACTTTAGAAATGAAGGTATGGATGCAACTCATAATCCTGAATTTACTTCAATTGAATTTTATTGGGCATATAAAACTTATAAAGATTTAATTGCTCTAACAAAAGAGTATTTTGAATACTTATTTAAAAACTTAAATCTTCCTACAAAGCTTCCTTATGGAGATTTAGAGATTGATTTTAGTGATTTTACAGAAATTCCTTTGATTGAATCTTTAGTAAAAATTGGTGGAGTTCCTGCTGATATTGTGGAAGATAAAGAGAAAATATTACAATTTTTAAGAGACAATAAACTAGAAGCGAAAGCTGGAATGAACTTAGGACAACTTCAAGGAGAACTTTTTGATGAGTTTGTTGAAGCAAAACTAATAAATCCAACATTTATTACAGAGTATCCAGTTGATATATCTCCACTTGCTAGAAGAAGTGATAGTAAACCACATCTTACAGATAGATTTGAGTTATTTATAGCTGGAAAAGAGATTGCAAATGCATTTAGTGAGTTAAATGACCCAATTGACCAATTAGGAAGATTTGAAGGTCAAATGGCTGCAAAAGATAATGGAGATGATGAAGCTCATGAAATGGATGAAGATTTTGTAAATGCTTTATCTTATGGTATGGCTCCAACAGCTGGTCAAGGAATTGGAATAGATAGACTTGTAATGATGCTTACAAATCAACACTCAATTAGAGATGTTTTACTATTTCCAGCTATGAAACCAATCAAGCAAGAGATAGATTTATTAGCAGATATTGAAGAAGAAAATAAATAA
- the ispG gene encoding flavodoxin-dependent (E)-4-hydroxy-3-methylbut-2-enyl-diphosphate synthase encodes MIKRYPTKQISVGNVKIGGDAPVSVQSMTYTKTSNVKETVEQINRLHFAGADIVRVAVPHIEDANALKEIKKQVSLPIVADIHFHYKLALIAAEVVDCIRINPGNIGDKKRVAEVVKACQARNIPIRIGVNCGSLEKQFEDKYGQTPEGMVASAEYNIKYLEDLGFTDIKVSLKASDVQRTVQSYRLLRPKNNYPFHLGVTEAGTQFHSTIKSSIALGSLLLDGIGDTLRVSMTGELEEEIKVGRGILKDVGLVKDGLNIISCPTCGRIEADLVSAVAEIEKRTAHIKTPLDVSVMGCVVNAIGEAKSADVAIAFGKGSGLVMKKGEIIAKLSGDALINKFVEEVEFEAKRKI; translated from the coding sequence ATGATAAAAAGATACCCAACAAAACAAATAAGTGTAGGAAATGTAAAAATAGGTGGTGATGCACCAGTTTCCGTACAATCAATGACATATACTAAAACATCAAATGTAAAAGAGACAGTTGAGCAGATAAATAGACTTCATTTTGCAGGAGCTGATATTGTAAGAGTTGCAGTTCCACATATTGAAGATGCAAATGCTTTAAAAGAGATTAAAAAACAAGTTAGTTTACCAATAGTTGCTGATATACATTTTCACTATAAACTTGCACTTATAGCTGCCGAAGTTGTGGATTGTATAAGAATAAATCCAGGAAATATAGGAGATAAAAAAAGAGTAGCAGAAGTTGTAAAAGCTTGTCAAGCTAGAAATATTCCAATAAGAATTGGAGTAAATTGTGGAAGTTTAGAAAAACAATTTGAAGATAAATATGGTCAAACTCCTGAAGGAATGGTTGCAAGTGCTGAGTATAATATAAAATATCTTGAAGATTTAGGTTTTACAGATATAAAAGTATCTTTAAAAGCTAGTGATGTTCAAAGAACTGTGCAATCATATAGACTTTTGAGACCAAAAAATAACTATCCTTTTCATTTAGGTGTAACAGAAGCTGGAACACAATTTCACTCTACAATAAAATCTTCAATAGCATTAGGAAGTTTACTTCTTGATGGAATTGGCGATACTTTAAGAGTTTCAATGACAGGAGAACTTGAAGAAGAGATAAAAGTAGGGCGAGGAATTCTAAAAGATGTTGGACTTGTAAAAGATGGTTTAAATATTATTTCTTGTCCAACTTGTGGAAGAATTGAAGCTGATTTAGTAAGTGCAGTTGCTGAGATAGAAAAAAGAACAGCACATATAAAAACTCCTTTGGATGTTTCAGTTATGGGATGTGTTGTAAATGCTATTGGAGAAGCAAAATCTGCTGATGTTGCTATTGCTTTTGGAAAAGGTAGTGGACTTGTGATGAAAAAAGGTGAGATTATTGCTAAATTAAGTGGAGATGCTTTAATAAATAAATTTGTTGAAGAAGTTGAATTTGAGGCAAAAAGAAAAATATAA
- the pdxA gene encoding 4-hydroxythreonine-4-phosphate dehydrogenase yields the protein MSKNLPKIAISIGDLNGIGLEIALNSHNEIKKLCSPIYCINKELLEKASKLLKIKVPKDFYTFGTKGIFKITPSQVSKNAGLYSFNSFIDAINLAKNKEVDAICTLPINKESWSKAKISYKGHTEVLRDIFKKDAIMMLGCSKMYVALFTEHIALNDIVKNINTKKLTKFFLDFYSCTNASKVAVLALNPHAGDGGVLGDDEKKIIKAIKKANSILEKDIFSNPLVPDTAFSPNSRKNYKYFIAMYHDQGLIPLKALYFDESINVSLNLSIIRTSVDHGTAFDIAYKNKNPNNTSYINAIKEAINLSKK from the coding sequence ATGAGTAAAAATCTTCCTAAAATTGCTATTAGTATTGGCGATTTAAATGGAATTGGATTAGAAATAGCTCTAAATTCACATAATGAGATTAAAAAACTTTGTTCTCCAATCTATTGTATAAATAAAGAGTTACTAGAAAAAGCTTCTAAGCTTCTAAAAATAAAAGTTCCAAAAGACTTTTATACTTTTGGAACTAAAGGAATTTTTAAAATAACTCCTTCACAAGTTTCAAAAAATGCAGGTTTATACTCATTTAACTCATTTATTGATGCTATAAATCTAGCAAAAAACAAAGAAGTAGATGCTATTTGTACACTTCCTATAAATAAAGAATCTTGGAGTAAAGCCAAGATATCTTACAAAGGTCATACAGAAGTTTTAAGAGATATATTCAAAAAAGATGCAATTATGATGCTTGGTTGCTCTAAAATGTATGTTGCTTTGTTTACTGAGCATATTGCACTAAACGATATCGTAAAAAATATAAATACAAAAAAACTTACAAAATTTTTCTTAGATTTTTACTCTTGCACAAATGCTTCAAAGGTTGCTGTTTTAGCTCTAAATCCACATGCTGGAGATGGTGGAGTTTTAGGTGATGATGAGAAAAAGATAATAAAAGCTATAAAAAAAGCAAACTCTATTTTAGAAAAAGATATTTTTTCTAATCCTTTAGTTCCTGATACTGCTTTTAGTCCTAATTCAAGGAAAAACTATAAATATTTTATAGCTATGTATCATGATCAAGGTTTAATTCCATTAAAAGCTTTATACTTTGATGAAAGTATAAATGTAAGTTTAAATCTTTCAATAATTAGAACAAGTGTTGATCACGGAACTGCTTTTGATATAGCTTATAAAAATAAAAATCCAAATAACACAAGTTATATAAATGCAATAAAAGAAGCAATTAATCTGAGTAAAAAATAG
- a CDS encoding CvpA family protein, with protein sequence MQDLAMFDVIIILITLFLGLKGFFKGFIKEVFALLGIIGAIFVASRVSFDVGQIVAPVLAIENSSTIKLIGFIISVVAVWFIVYVAGILVSKIFSLSGLGVIDRLFGLVFGAAKIFLIFSVIASALYSIDSFRKSIDENFKNSIVMPHLLSVGEFIMKIDTSVITDNLDDSVKESVNKMADKAKVLKDTSDILSGNQNQNTDEDNARQAQQLEDEKTVEEKRENDINNEKNED encoded by the coding sequence ATGCAAGATCTTGCAATGTTTGATGTGATAATAATTCTTATCACTCTTTTCCTAGGTTTAAAAGGTTTCTTTAAAGGTTTTATAAAAGAGGTTTTTGCTCTTTTAGGAATCATTGGAGCAATTTTTGTTGCATCAAGAGTATCATTTGATGTAGGACAAATAGTAGCACCTGTTTTAGCTATTGAGAATAGCTCTACTATTAAACTTATAGGTTTTATAATATCTGTTGTTGCTGTTTGGTTTATTGTTTATGTAGCTGGAATTCTTGTAAGCAAGATATTTAGCTTAAGTGGTCTTGGAGTTATTGATAGACTGTTTGGTCTTGTTTTTGGAGCAGCTAAAATATTTCTAATATTCTCAGTTATAGCTTCTGCTTTATATTCAATTGATTCTTTTAGAAAATCAATTGATGAAAATTTCAAAAACTCTATTGTAATGCCTCATCTACTTAGCGTTGGTGAGTTTATTATGAAAATAGACACTAGTGTAATTACTGACAATTTAGATGATTCTGTAAAAGAATCTGTAAATAAAATGGCTGATAAGGCAAAAGTTTTAAAAGATACAAGTGACATTTTGTCAGGAAATCAAAATCAGAATACTGATGAAGATAATGCAAGACAAGCTCAACAGCTTGAAGATGAAAAAACAGTAGAAGAAAAAAGAGAAAATGATATTAACAACGAGAAAAATGAGGATTAA
- a CDS encoding pyridoxine 5'-phosphate synthase — protein sequence MLLGVNIDHIATLREARKINDPNPLDAVSICKLAGADQITIHLREDRRHIHDLDAKAIIDQSALPVNLECSINEDIIDIVCSLKPFRVTLVPENRDEVTTEGGLDLENHFDKINKTIEKLKEHDIEVSLFIDPTHKAIELSNMLETDFVELHTGTYANIYAMLYSNLRNTQHSIKELELSKEELKSMLDKSLEDIKASSNFASNLGIKVAAGHGLNYQNVKNICEIKDIIELNIGQSIIARSVFTGLESAIKEIKSLINE from the coding sequence ATGCTACTTGGTGTAAATATTGATCACATAGCAACTTTAAGAGAAGCTAGAAAAATAAATGATCCAAATCCACTTGATGCTGTAAGTATTTGCAAACTTGCAGGTGCTGATCAAATTACTATTCATTTAAGAGAAGATAGAAGACATATTCATGATCTTGATGCAAAAGCCATAATAGATCAATCTGCACTTCCTGTTAACCTTGAATGCTCAATAAATGAAGATATTATTGATATTGTTTGTTCTTTAAAACCTTTTAGAGTTACATTAGTTCCAGAAAATAGAGATGAAGTTACAACAGAAGGTGGACTTGATTTAGAAAATCACTTTGATAAAATCAATAAAACAATAGAAAAACTAAAAGAACACGATATAGAAGTCTCACTTTTTATTGATCCAACACATAAAGCAATAGAGTTATCAAATATGTTAGAAACAGATTTTGTGGAGCTTCATACAGGGACTTATGCAAATATTTATGCAATGCTTTACTCAAATCTTAGAAATACTCAACACTCAATAAAAGAGCTTGAACTTAGTAAAGAAGAGCTAAAATCTATGCTTGACAAAAGTTTAGAAGATATAAAAGCATCTTCAAATTTTGCTTCAAATTTAGGTATAAAAGTTGCAGCTGGTCATGGATTAAACTATCAAAATGTTAAAAATATCTGTGAAATTAAAGATATTATAGAGTTAAATATTGGGCAAAGTATTATTGCAAGATCTGTTTTTACAGGTTTAGAAAGTGCGATAAAAGAGATAAAAAGTTTAATAAATGAGTAA
- a CDS encoding SPOR domain-containing protein, with protein MQINGDDFLKKVQLKQEGEELQRKLNELNQAESNMQNLNLSNNLNSAYNSNSNSSYEEIQRLQNNIKIDSEDEFDSLILEKRSNRSSNKKKYILLGAILLVLFFLTIMLFGLLSNNNKKTDPFMESTNEVIENNNSSNIEEDYKRILDETNRKSATETLEKSNYSNSLDDIVQVEESVTQIEQEPEIIIPDELINNTIKKVEEKKTPAPAPKVVEPKPTKVEAKTSIKDLVEGKNNQGIQATTPKATSSSTAKAYYVQIGAFSKQPNSAYLQKIKQNGFEYKILNEKNLNKVLIGPFKDRAEANTKVPSIKEKLNINGNPFIVYN; from the coding sequence ATGCAAATAAATGGTGATGATTTTTTAAAAAAAGTACAACTTAAACAAGAAGGTGAAGAGTTACAAAGAAAATTAAATGAGCTAAATCAAGCTGAATCAAATATGCAAAATTTAAACCTATCAAATAATCTAAATAGTGCTTATAATAGCAATTCAAATAGTAGCTATGAAGAGATTCAAAGACTTCAAAATAATATTAAAATAGATAGTGAAGATGAGTTTGATAGTCTAATCCTTGAAAAAAGATCAAATAGAAGCAGTAATAAAAAAAAGTATATTCTTCTTGGGGCTATTTTATTAGTTCTATTTTTTCTTACAATTATGCTTTTTGGTCTTCTTTCAAATAATAATAAAAAAACAGATCCTTTTATGGAATCTACAAATGAAGTAATTGAAAATAACAATTCAAGTAATATTGAAGAAGATTATAAAAGAATTTTAGATGAAACAAATAGAAAAAGTGCAACTGAAACTTTAGAAAAATCTAATTATTCAAATAGTTTAGATGATATTGTTCAAGTAGAAGAGAGTGTTACTCAAATAGAACAAGAGCCTGAAATTATAATTCCTGACGAACTTATAAATAATACAATAAAAAAAGTTGAAGAGAAAAAAACACCAGCTCCTGCTCCAAAAGTTGTTGAACCTAAACCTACTAAAGTAGAAGCAAAGACTTCTATAAAAGATTTAGTTGAAGGTAAAAACAATCAAGGAATACAAGCAACAACTCCAAAAGCTACAAGTAGTTCTACTGCAAAAGCTTACTATGTTCAAATTGGTGCTTTTTCAAAACAACCAAATAGTGCTTATTTACAAAAAATAAAACAGAATGGATTTGAATACAAAATTTTAAATGAAAAAAATTTAAATAAAGTTTTAATTGGTCCATTTAAAGATAGAGCTGAAGCAAATACAAAAGTGCCATCTATAAAAGAGAAACTAAATATAAATGGTAATCCTTTTATAGTTTATAATTAA
- a CDS encoding AAA family ATPase — MKLLSENYEQNFAKINFLERKKKIENKKTLIIGAYKVGKSYLIMDFISNFDKKEVLYIDFSDLRNINIEEELTLLQEFIDKKSISTLVLDNFPYKYSPLKCENIVISSHKDIDIEGFSKIYLGSLDFEEYLLFDNKQLNITSSFNSFLKFGNFAETIFLEENKRVQRVQEIIKQELRDNTEFMAFKLLLENIDEKKSIFQLFNSLKSKIKISKDRFYELCKNFEEKNIFFFVEKYNQKNSSKKIYSYNHALQSSFSFQKRFKQEFSNMIFLELNDRFKTIYYLDFIDFYIPEISTAILVIPFFNEATTQNLMKKVIKTCQELNIKELEILTISNSGKIKNSSIKIEIFSFFEWALS; from the coding sequence ATGAAGCTTCTAAGTGAAAACTATGAGCAAAATTTTGCGAAAATAAATTTTCTAGAAAGAAAAAAGAAAATTGAAAATAAAAAGACCTTAATAATAGGTGCATATAAAGTAGGAAAAAGCTATCTTATTATGGATTTTATATCAAATTTTGATAAAAAAGAGGTTTTATATATTGATTTTTCTGATCTTAGAAATATAAATATTGAAGAGGAATTAACACTTTTACAAGAGTTTATAGATAAAAAAAGCATATCTACTTTGGTTTTAGATAATTTTCCTTATAAATACTCTCCATTAAAATGTGAAAACATTGTAATTTCATCTCATAAAGATATTGACATTGAAGGATTTTCAAAAATTTATTTAGGAAGTTTAGATTTTGAAGAGTATTTGCTTTTTGATAATAAACAATTAAATATAACTTCTAGTTTTAATAGTTTTCTAAAATTTGGGAACTTTGCAGAAACAATCTTTTTAGAAGAGAATAAAAGAGTTCAAAGAGTTCAGGAGATTATAAAACAAGAGTTAAGAGATAATACAGAATTTATGGCTTTTAAGCTTCTTTTAGAAAATATCGATGAAAAAAAATCAATATTTCAACTATTTAATAGTTTAAAATCAAAAATAAAAATATCTAAAGATAGATTTTATGAACTTTGCAAAAATTTTGAAGAAAAAAATATATTCTTTTTTGTAGAAAAATATAATCAAAAGAACTCTTCAAAAAAAATATACTCTTATAATCATGCTTTACAAAGCTCTTTCTCTTTTCAAAAAAGATTTAAACAAGAGTTTTCAAATATGATTTTTCTAGAATTAAATGATAGATTCAAAACTATCTATTACCTTGATTTTATTGATTTTTATATTCCTGAAATATCAACTGCTATTTTAGTTATTCCTTTTTTCAATGAAGCTACAACTCAAAACCTCATGAAAAAAGTGATTAAAACTTGTCAAGAACTTAATATAAAAGAGCTTGAAATTTTAACTATCTCAAATAGTGGAAAAATAAAAAATAGCTCTATAAAAATAGAGATATTTTCATTCTTTGAGTGGGCATTAAGCTAA
- a CDS encoding anthranilate synthase component I family protein: MNFFSKTLFLDQFTPVSIYEKTKALYPKELSLLFESTISSKNDGNFSYIIIGARERIWYKDNECFFKDENGETNKVDNNPLLFLKKYYKNFDKQIYKDKAKELGISLIDGFIGNVGYDISKEFEKKLKASMNSLKDELNIPDFDLIRPKIILAFSHKTSKLTILTSMYSLKNEIENIEKELLKPYIYTPLKKAEIIDEGKFQFSKDEFFSMIEKAKEKILSGDVFQLLMSNRFTQKAIVDHLSFYRALRSKNPSPYLYLLEFEDFSIAGSSPEVMVRLVDGHLLLRPIAGTRKRGANLEKDLEMENELINDKKERAEHLMLVDLGRNDVGRVARAGTVKVSDLMRIERYSHVMHIVSDVEAILDEKYDMFDLFMAVFTAGTMTGAPKIRAMELIAEFEGVKRNFYSGSVAYFGFDGNMDSAITIRTSFITKDKIIFQAGAGIVADSNNDDEYLEVQNKLAANIATLKDLS, from the coding sequence ATGAATTTTTTTAGTAAAACTCTTTTTTTAGATCAATTCACTCCCGTTTCAATTTATGAAAAAACGAAAGCTCTTTATCCAAAAGAGCTTAGTCTTTTGTTTGAGAGCACAATAAGTTCAAAAAATGATGGAAATTTTTCTTATATAATTATTGGTGCTAGAGAGAGAATTTGGTACAAAGACAATGAATGCTTTTTTAAAGATGAAAATGGAGAAACAAATAAAGTAGATAATAATCCTTTATTATTTTTAAAAAAATATTATAAAAATTTTGATAAACAAATTTACAAAGATAAAGCAAAAGAGTTAGGAATTAGTCTAATTGATGGTTTTATTGGAAATGTTGGCTATGATATATCAAAAGAGTTTGAAAAAAAACTAAAAGCATCTATGAACTCTTTGAAAGATGAGTTAAATATTCCTGATTTTGATCTAATTAGACCAAAAATCATACTAGCATTTTCTCATAAAACTTCTAAGCTTACAATTCTAACTTCTATGTACTCTTTAAAAAATGAGATAGAAAATATTGAAAAAGAGCTTTTAAAACCATATATTTATACTCCTTTAAAAAAAGCAGAAATAATAGATGAAGGTAAATTTCAATTCTCAAAAGATGAGTTTTTTTCTATGATAGAAAAAGCCAAAGAGAAGATATTAAGTGGAGATGTGTTTCAACTTTTAATGTCAAATAGATTTACTCAAAAAGCTATTGTAGATCATCTTAGTTTTTATAGAGCATTAAGAAGTAAAAATCCTAGCCCTTATCTTTATTTACTAGAATTTGAAGATTTTTCTATTGCTGGAAGTAGCCCTGAAGTTATGGTAAGACTTGTTGATGGTCATCTTCTTTTAAGACCAATTGCAGGAACAAGAAAAAGAGGAGCAAATTTAGAAAAAGATTTAGAGATGGAAAATGAGCTAATCAATGATAAAAAAGAGAGAGCTGAACATCTTATGCTTGTAGATTTAGGAAGAAATGATGTGGGAAGAGTTGCTAGGGCTGGAACTGTAAAAGTTAGTGATCTTATGAGAATAGAAAGATACTCTCATGTTATGCACATTGTAAGCGATGTAGAAGCAATTTTAGATGAAAAATATGATATGTTTGATCTTTTTATGGCTGTATTTACAGCTGGAACAATGACGGGAGCTCCAAAAATAAGAGCTATGGAGTTAATTGCTGAGTTTGAAGGAGTAAAAAGAAACTTCTACTCAGGAAGTGTTGCATATTTTGGTTTCGATGGAAATATGGATAGTGCAATTACTATTAGAACTTCATTTATCACAAAAGATAAAATTATTTTCCAAGCAGGAGCTGGAATTGTTGCTGATTCAAATAATGATGATGAATATTTAGAAGTTCAAAATAAACTTGCAGCAAATATTGCAACATTAAAAGATTTATCTTAA
- a CDS encoding serine hydroxymethyltransferase: MNYITSDNLEVADKEVFDIVEAELVRQTNHLEMIASENFTSPAVMQAMGSVFTNKYAEGYPYKRYYGGCEQADKVEQLAIDRVCKIFNCKFANVQPHSGSQANGAVYAALLKAGDKLLGMDLSHGGHLTHGSKPSFSGQNYSAFYYGVELDGRINYDKLEEIAKTVMPKIIVCGASAYAREIDFKRFKEIADKVGAILFADIAHIAGLVAAGEHMSPFPYADVVTTTTHKTLRGPRGGVIMTNDEEIAKKVNSAIFPGLQGGPLMHVIAAKAVAFKEILDPKWKDYAKQVKANAKVLADVLIKRGYDIVSNGTDNHLVLVSFLNKPFSGKDADAALGNAGITVNKNTVPGETRSPFVTSGIRIGSPALTARGMKEKEFEFIANKICDVLDNIEDSSLQTKISKELENLANQFVIYSNATY, encoded by the coding sequence ATGAACTACATAACAAGCGATAATTTAGAGGTAGCTGATAAAGAGGTATTTGATATAGTTGAAGCTGAACTAGTAAGACAGACAAATCATCTTGAGATGATTGCAAGTGAAAACTTTACAAGCCCAGCAGTAATGCAAGCAATGGGTTCAGTTTTTACAAACAAGTATGCTGAAGGTTATCCTTATAAAAGATATTATGGTGGATGTGAGCAAGCTGATAAAGTTGAGCAACTAGCTATTGATAGAGTTTGTAAAATCTTTAATTGTAAATTTGCAAATGTTCAACCACATAGTGGTTCTCAAGCAAATGGTGCAGTTTATGCAGCATTACTTAAAGCAGGAGATAAACTTCTAGGAATGGATCTATCTCATGGTGGGCATTTAACTCATGGAAGTAAACCATCATTTTCAGGACAAAACTATTCTGCATTTTATTATGGTGTTGAACTTGATGGAAGAATCAACTATGATAAATTAGAAGAGATTGCTAAAACTGTTATGCCAAAAATCATTGTTTGTGGAGCTAGTGCTTATGCAAGAGAGATTGATTTTAAAAGATTCAAAGAAATAGCTGATAAAGTTGGTGCTATTTTATTTGCTGATATTGCACATATTGCTGGATTAGTTGCTGCAGGTGAGCATATGAGTCCTTTTCCTTATGCTGATGTTGTAACTACAACAACTCATAAAACTCTAAGAGGACCAAGAGGTGGAGTTATTATGACAAATGATGAAGAGATTGCTAAAAAAGTAAATAGTGCAATATTCCCTGGACTTCAAGGTGGACCTCTTATGCATGTTATTGCTGCTAAAGCTGTTGCATTTAAAGAGATTTTAGATCCAAAATGGAAAGATTATGCAAAACAAGTAAAAGCAAATGCAAAAGTATTAGCAGATGTTCTTATTAAAAGAGGATATGATATAGTAAGTAATGGTACAGACAATCACTTAGTTTTAGTATCATTTTTAAATAAACCTTTTTCAGGTAAAGATGCTGATGCTGCTTTAGGTAATGCTGGTATTACTGTAAATAAAAACACAGTTCCAGGAGAAACTAGAAGCCCTTTTGTAACTTCAGGTATTAGAATTGGAAGCCCTGCACTAACAGCACGTGGTATGAAAGAGAAAGAGTTTGAGTTTATTGCAAATAAAATTTGTGATGTTTTAGATAATATTGAAGATTCTTCTTTACAAACTAAAATTAGTAAAGAACTTGAAAATCTTGCTAATCAATTCGTTATCTACTCTAACGCAACTTATTAA